The genomic DNA AATTATGCAATTTGTAAAGTGattgttgcaaaaaaaaaacaaaaaaaaaaaaactcagtatTTGACATTTTCCTGTAAATGTCGAATTTTTGTGGATGTGCAGACGATAtcaaaaatactaaatactttGCAGTATGCTGTGAACGATAATTTAACATAtcatgaaaaatgttgttttctggcTTTTTACATGGACCACCAAAACAACATATTGTTTAAAGTATAACATGGTTATATTTTCTTACTTGAAAGTGATACATTAAATCTATGTGATTTTATTATGAATGTAAGCGTAATGTTttgtataaaacaaacaatacagaaaatatacaaaaaatatcAGGTTTCTGATGTATAATTTCCAGGCTGACTGGACATATTCACTTACATTAACTTTTCAGATTTGTTAAGATTCATTTTTCAGGATGATTTCTTTAATAAATACTTGTCAAATTTGATTTTACAAAAtgctatatattttttcttgctctttttaTCTTGAAGTTTATCAAAGCTATATCACAAGAGGAAAAGTGTGAAACAGTGAGACTCATTCTGGCAATAAAAGTGATATTTTATCTCGTATATAGTATCTGTTTAAGTCTACTTATATGACATCACATTACCTCTTCATGTGAACATATCATGTAAGGTTATGGGTTTTGTGTGAATGCAAAATATACTTATCGTGTCAAATCTTGTCATATGACATATAAGCAAATATCGTGTCCTATTCTGTatgttacagtgttttaatgAGCAGATTTATGTACAATTTGTCTTAATTGTTGTTATCAATTTAATTTGGACTGTATAGATGTCTTCTGTTGTGTGCCTTTGTCATTTGGAGTAAAAACTGCACTTTCATGCCTTGACTTAAAGTAGCTTTAGACAGACTTTTAGAAAGATGGGACATCCATTTGACAAAATCACCAcctttgacaaaaataaatctgaagttaaatgtatttttgactTGAAATGACTTGTCCGTAATACAATAAGTATTCATGTCTTTCAGGCTCCCCTATATTCTTGATAAAAGTTTCCAGTTAACATTTGTTGTACCATCCTACTGTGACATTACTACTAACTCTAATGTCTAGATTGAGAATATCCAGCgctgttttatttgttactgCACATGTAGAGGTTACTGCATcaattatacactaatgtaaGTGGTGTCTAGATGCATGTAGTCCAATAAAAATCAAAGGCATTAAAAATGAACttgctctctgttgttttctatttataaaTGTGACATTGGTCACAAATTAAAACCACATAGTTGATGCTAACATCGAATACAGAGGATTAAAAAGAAGAGCAGATCTTGGTGAGGATGTTTCTCAGAGAAACAGAGTAAAATTCTGAATTCATTCCACATTCAACAGTTTAAGACCAGGAGCCCTCCAGGAGGGGAGAGCAGTCAGGATCCGTTGGTGTGATGGCCATGCCAGTGCAGCATTGGGCATGTTAAGCAGGCATTAGTAACAGAGCAAAGACTGCAAAGATTTTCtttgtacttatatagtgcTGCACTTTATCTAGCACGTACACAAGCATCCATGCTTTGGAATTAAGAATAACTGTATTCATAAAGTCTGAGAGTACATGAAGTAATTTAAGAGGCTTAGATCTGCGGTTAGGAGGTGaagtgtcactttttttaatatacagcaTACACCTCTTAGATTCAAGTTGGCGGTTTATGTGAAATTCATTAAGGGAGCCGAATTATTCACAAGAGGGAAGCTTCAGagtgcatgaatgaatgaatgaatgatgaaagctgccttaaagtgtaactaaacccTCAAACCACTTATTTCAGATCCAGTTTATTTAATAACCAGTTCCAAATCTGGCAGTTTAGTGCAAAGTATTTGAATTACACATATTGTGGTAAAAATGTGCACAGCTAcctccctctactggttgaaACGTGGATGTTGCATTAGAAAGTCGCTATTGGCTGATTTTGGGGGCAGGTGACATCATGGTGGCAGCTTTCATCACCAATCAACGAGGCCACGCCCACTATAATGACTGTCCTCTGctcatttttaattcaatttgctGAGGGAAAGGGGGCAAACTTTGGGGaatttagttacattttaatgaacatAATTAGGGCTACAGTGAGGGATGCGTTTGAAGGGGGGTTACGGGACATACAAAGAGGActgacaaacaataaataaagccACATGCTCAATAGTTAAATATGACATGACAATATGAAATATTAGTTGCACTTTTCAAAGCCAACcatttactttaaaaagtacctttttacattttatttaccatCTTTACTATTTAGGAAGTTAAGTGGTGTTTTCCAGTGGctgggttaaaaaaagaaaagaaaaaaaaaattcagtcaGATCAGTGATTCCCCCCGGTGACGCAGCACgggattaaaataaaagaaaaaaaaattatttccatCTGCTCAGCAATTCTCCATACCTTCTGGGACTTCATGACGTCAAATATAACTCAATAAAGTCTAACTGTAAAGGCACACAGGAACACAGTGTCAGTTATAAAGGTTATTTTGGATTGCCTGTATAGATAAATATAATTTGCTTATACATTTGCTGTATTTTAGAAATGAGTGTCACTGTAAAGACGAACCTAAAAAAAACGGGACATGGCAGCAAATTCTTAGTATTAACTGACAAATCTAGTTACTTGACATATGAACCTGACAGCATCTCTGAATAACATATGTGTTCTGTACCGTTCCTTCTCCTATTCATGTCACATATCCACTCAGCAGTGATTTGAACCACAAAGTGGATACCTCTTAACCCCattctgtgttcactgtgactTTCCATCCtcctggaggaggaggtatAAGAGAGGGTGGAAGGTCGGGAATGGAGAGGAGCTGTGGAGGTACGTCACTTTCTGCTTGGCAGTCTTCACTGTCTTCCTCAGTTTTTATATCCCTGTAGAATTAAATAATTGACAGTTGAATTCTCAATCAATGGGAGTAACCATTAGTCATGCTGACCATGTATGACTAAGTGTCATACACAGAACTGAATGTGCATACCCTTTGGTGCTGAGGGCAGCCAGCCTCTTTTCTCTTCTAGAGAGCCATTCTTCGATACTTCGACCAGGTATGATTCTGTCTACAGAGTCCTCTCTGCGCTGTCTTTCATCTGAAAgaaatacacatatataaaatcATATAGCATTCACACGGTTATCTGGATAAAAAGTGTTTCatgtatctgtttttttagattatttttttggtcttttcaagcttcatttctgatagagacagctgaagagtgacaggaatgcggggagagagagacaaggaatGACATGCGGGGAGGAGccaggtcagattcgaaccctggggTTCCGCAggaaggactgagccttcgcatatggggcggctgctctaccaactgagctaaacaccgccccaggGTTCACAATTAATCATATATTATTCATGATCACGATTTTGACTTCTCAGAGTTAAATGAACATGCTGGACTGCAATATTGATGTTTAAAATCCGTGCTCAGTTCTTTGAAAAACCTCTGCTGCCTATCAAATCAAGCACTTCCTAAACTAACACTCAGCCACCAGGAGCCATCGATTTGGCTTCATTTTTGGGGAGCTGGCATGTCGCTGTGTGCTTACCCTGCAGCAGCCTGTGCAAAAAATTCTCTGGATATTGCACTCTAGAGTAGAAGAGTAATAAAGAGTAATAAACAACGGAGAGCAGACgagcaaaacaaaagtcaaatgtCTGGAGGAAAGGGCAAAGAGCTGGTCCCCCTCCAAATGGATCATCATGCACTGTTTAGAAGTATTTGGGATTTAAGCCAGGTGATGATAGGCAAAAACAAGTAATATGCAAAGTGTGCTTGAAACTCACAAAGCAACTCAACTAACTTTGTTGGaccaccagaaaaaaaagcacttacTGCAGTGCGATCAATGCACGAAGGCCAAGAAGAATAATCCACGCCCACATCGCCTCAATCAATCTCTATTCTTGTCCAGTAAAAGAGAAAGCAATGCTTTCTTGACTTTAATTGAAAAGTAATAAAGTTATGAtacaatttaatttatattttcctTCTTGGAGATTCACTGTGAATGAGGACTAGTCTTATTTTGATGCAAATATTTGTACAGCAATGTAGAACAATATGGAAGTACTCTcttaattaaaactaaaatattttgtccctaaaaatcaatgaataatcATGATCAATGAACATGATCTCTGTTCTAAACAAAATAATCCTGATAATCATTTTGCTATGATCGTGCAGCCCTAACCTTGCGTATTCATTTGGGAAGCTCTCAATCACAGCACTACTATTTGGTAAGATCTTACCTTCCACCTGTCTTTTTAAGTTAAAGAGGTCCTCTTCAGACATGTGAGAAAATCTGCAATTAGGGCCAAAATCACAaattcctaaaaataaaaaaaggaaatttagAAAAGGAATTAGAAATAATTTCGTTTATAGTTACTTGATGAATGTTAAATTGAACTGTCACGTTACCTTTTTGGAGAAACTTCCTGCACGGTTTCTTTGTTTGCTCATCGTGCAGAATGGCTGAAGAGtctgtaaaaagtaaaatgataTTGTATCTATGCTTGTTTATATAATCCTCTATCATAAAGTAAACAGATAAGCAGCAAAGATGACATAATAAAATTTAAACATGCTTAATTCTCCAATTAAAATCTCATAATCCTATTTAagatttagtattttttttaaaaaggtcaattGTAATACAAAGGCTTGCtatctagaaaaaaaaacataatcacacaaaaacattatatgtcataaaaatatatttgaccACATCTCAGCGGTCGATAGCTGCAGTCTCACCTCTAAAATGGTCAAACCAGGCCTTCTTGGCTCTGTGATGCTGAACACCATTCAAATGTTTCTTCCTGTTATGCATGTTGTCCTGAAAGGACCGGTCGCAGTAGTCACAGTAGTATCTCTTCCCCATGGTGCAGGTTATGTGCTCAGACCAGCAAGATGTCACCTGTTAAATCTCTGAAAGACAGCAATCAGAAAAGGAAACGTGACTGCCctgtcaacacaaacaaaacggTTTGTGTATGATACATCATCTGCGTGAGTGTTGCCATGTTATGCATCATTATGCACAAGCTCATACattaacaaaacaagacaaagtcTACACAAACAGAGTTTAGCCAAAGCACACTTTATCTGTacaaacatcaataaatatgttcattatttttctgattaatGGATATATTGTTTAGTCTGTGAAATGTAAACAGTCACAACTTCTCATAGCCTGAGATAACATCTTCAGGAATAAACAGTGATATTAAACAGAGCAAGGCAGCAATTCCTCAAATCTAATATTGTTTGCGCATGATTAAtcataaatgattaattttctgtcagatCGCTCATCCACTTATTTGTGAATTAGCTGACTAAGTGTTCAGCAGTATGAAGTATGAAGTACATAACAGGCCTAATTTACACCTAATCACGTTCCtagtattgatttgttttgacatttctgaaTTTCGCATCAATGCAAGTTTGTCACCATTTGCATAAAATAATCAAagtctcatttgtttgtttacttttgcGTTCATGTAAATGTCACACAGATTTGGTCTGGGACTAAAAATTATGAGTTTATTATATAAGAGGTACAACATCATAAACGAGTACAATTGGTATTAGTAGTATTAATTTGCTGCCATCTACTGGTTGGGAAACGGAGGAGCcttgtttaaaataacatttatgcATTGctgtttcggtttaacgagtgaccgtgttaactggtgaccgtttGCGAAATGCGTCTGTAGTTGTCGTCAAGTGTTCAAAACTCGTGAATGccttctttgttcatttttatttgatttatttatgcttAATTTAAACACATACCTGATTTGTCtttcgtgtttttgtttgacagctacgtattctctcttcttgttcttcgACGTTCGTCGCGTTTTCGgctaacggtcaccagttaacatggtCACTCGTTAGACCGAAACACCTCCTCTCCCACTGAGAGTTAGCAGCATCCTGAAGTCAGGAGGTACAAAGCTGTTAAGAATGATACTGGTCATGTAGACACACAGTTTAACGCTCGTAGCAAACAAAACACTCCCAAACATGTGTCAGTAGCAGTATATAGAGTAATAGTCCGTATGGTAAATGTGGATAttttagctagctagctaactAGCTCACGTTTGTTTTCACCACCTGTTAACGCTGAATTTAAAGACGAAGAGCACAAACCATTTATAATACAGCGTCCGTCCTCCTCTTTGGTTTattctgtgcacacacacgcacagtctGCAGCTATCcggtttaaaaaacacacacaaaacaaacctccaAGTTGACTACTGCGCCTTTTACTCACGTACGGTGTCTCTGCAGGGTCATCACAACGGTGGGTGGTGTGTCAGTTGGGAACGTATCGTTCAATTTGAACTGGTCTTTATTATGACTCGCGAGTAATGAgtagtctcagtctcagtgagtgattcatGCAGTACGTTCCCTCgccacatggcagctgcataagctcagtcaagtcaagtcaagtcaactttattatcaatactgctatatgtacaggacatacagacaattaaaattgtgtttccctcttatcccggtgcaaacaacaataaacatgaaatataaagtataagtaaaagatgtaaaaaaaaaatagaaaatagaaatataaaaatatatacaagctaaaagacatccaagaaaagacagtggcaagtctggaagatataaatagtataaatatggcggtatgaacaaatgaacacatatatacagaaaCAAGTCTAACAGTATCCGTGTGGCAATTAACtcatcccatcaaaagctttacataactctaatcaaagcttgcagctgttttgcatcttgtagttcaatactagtactagcacaatattaaCTGCTTGcgatttgtacatgcatgcaagtctgcatacagtatgcagtgcagttcactatttaATGCAAGAGTAAAAAGCCAccgtaaaaatgtgctaaaggccatttttatttaacttttactgcccaaaacatgtaaaaacaaagagataatttattttattattaaatttgaaatatatatactcagtgaagattaattaaagtttaataattttatattggtgtttacctattttttggagccagtcgtgggcccttggaattatcctaacttttcccccctatacgggGCCCCTGGTTTAAATCTCTCTCGTTCATTTGCCACATGAGGCCTGTGTGTGACGAGCAGTATGCACAGCGGTTCTTTCATACAGATCGGTCTTTCGTTTCTTTGTCACAAGAGGGATACAGCACTGCACTAATGAATGAACGAAATAAacgaaatgactcaaaaaaaaaaaaaaagattcgtTCAATTTACCGTCAGAGAGTAAGTGATCCgattcagtaaaaagactcgaacttcccatccctctcctcctggAGCGGAACCGTTGTGCCTCCGCGTCCGCTCATGCGCACTCAGCCTCGCCAAGATGTCGCTGACAAAGTCTGTCTACAACCTGCTCTTCAGGCGGTCGTCCACTTTCGCCATAACCGTCATTGTTGGCGCGGTCTTCTTCGAGCGAGTATTCGACCAAGGTGGCGACGCGATATTCGAGCAAATGAATCGCGGGGTACGTGTGTCCTCTCGGTGTCTTTAAAGCTTTAATTATCCTGACCTTGTAAGCAGAGGGCGAAGCGGAGCTAACGGTGGCTAAGCTAGCCTCTCTCCTTCACTGCGTCCTCTTTAGATCTCTGCTtgttatataaaatgtatataacgtgatctcatgtgtgtgtgattcccTGTAGAAACTATGGAAACACATCCAACACAAATACGAGACCGCTGACGAGGAATAGGACGCGGCCGAGGGGTTATCCAAGGCCACATACCTCCCTTCATCCACTTTCCCTGGACTCCACACCTGAATCAAGCATCAGACAACATGGACAATGTGCTCAGAGTCATGCTAACCAGAGGACCTGATGGTGTGGGAGCGGATTGACTGTCCAGACCACCGTGAAGATGGAGCAGTGCTTCCTGCCAcctccttgttgttgtttgttatgCCTTTGTTCTCCAAACAGATTGTAAATGAGtaaattaaacatgtattaATGTCGGATCTTGCAGTGTTTCGATTTATCATATCTAATATGGCATGCGTGCCAAAGCATATTTACAGAATGCAGATTTTATAAATGTTATGCACACATGATGTCACCTTAGCAGTAGCTTCATGCACAAATCATGTAATTAAAATGCAATTAGTTCTAGTGAGACTGAAGCATGTCTGGAATCTTACTAAATATGCAGTGGTTGGATACTTGTGTCCTCTTACAGCTCTCACATAGGCACAtcttttatgtcatttaaattCCCAACATATGACAGGTTGGTATCTGGTACAAATTCTTAAAAGAAATGCAAATTTCAATGTGGGTACAAAGAAGTCTGTTTAAATTAAACGTTTTCTGCCCACTCATTGCCAAAGTGTCAGGAGAGATTATTCTTTGCATGGAATAATGTCCAAAATACAATTGTACACAACTCACAAAAGGTTGTTTGACTTATTTTGGTGGCATTTCTACTTTATTAGGCATTTGAGTTGCAAAGACAGGACGGTTACAAGCAATAAAATCCACAGACTTATTCTGAAATCACAATATTACATAAACATGTAAGGAGCAAAGGCAATTGCTCATTGCTGtcatactgttaaaaaaaagtccatataTTTCTAATACGTAAAaagcaaatataataataaaaaacacacacacatacaaatagtATACAAATAGCATATTCACAAAAGATAAATTACTACCAAGATGATTCTTATGCACACAACACAAGGTGGAGAGAAATGATTCTTACTCCCACTTTATTTTCACTATGCAGAGAAAGACCATCTTTATTCAAGGTAGATTCCAAAGATATATCTTATGTGCAACACATATTGTCATTAAAAGAGAATACAATAGTTAAACTCGACTTCTGTGCTGACATACAGTAATATAATCTGCAAACTGCAGGGAATGTTCGCAAAGGGcttgtttcacagcagccagttttaaaatgtcatagcaggaaattCAAAGGTGTATTGATGATACCATTATTGAACCATCATTACTGTCAGTGATGAAGATTAAACGTTCTGTAAACCATCATGACAGGGTCAGGCAAGCCCACCACTTTCAAATGCAGTGAATACAACTGCACCTGATCTTCAGGGCCCTAGGGGGCACACTAACACCGCCTGTCCCCTCTGAGTAACTGTACTTTCAGCAACATTATAGCTACTACTGATTCAGTTTGGTTCCTGTGGGCTCAACAAAAATTAGAACCTGGGACATGTTATGCTCCCtgaaacatacatacaacttAGGC from Larimichthys crocea isolate SSNF chromosome IX, L_crocea_2.0, whole genome shotgun sequence includes the following:
- the zmat5 gene encoding zinc finger matrin-type protein 5 produces the protein MGKRYYCDYCDRSFQDNMHNRKKHLNGVQHHRAKKAWFDHFRDSSAILHDEQTKKPCRKFLQKGICDFGPNCRFSHMSEEDLFNLKRQVEDERQRREDSVDRIIPGRSIEEWLSRREKRLAALSTKGDIKTEEDSEDCQAESDVPPQLLSIPDLPPSLIPPPPGGWKVTVNTEWG
- the uqcr10 gene encoding cytochrome b-c1 complex subunit 9, with the protein product MSLTKSVYNLLFRRSSTFAITVIVGAVFFERVFDQGGDAIFEQMNRGKLWKHIQHKYETADEE